Proteins encoded by one window of Tubulanus polymorphus chromosome 7, tnTubPoly1.2, whole genome shotgun sequence:
- the LOC141908219 gene encoding glutamate receptor ionotropic, kainate 3-like, translating to MMGIRDNYQYIAFLAVLTFCISVCQSDEASTIDRPIRVTTIRLAPFLMVEDDPYATKNSDSTNYHGYIVDLLHILANIIEFNYTIKEVDDSKWGTAVNDTATSWSGMVGELISGKADLAAAPLTVSYDREKVVDFSMPFMTHGIAMIMHKKDVFPLERSVYQNLGFFLKPLSFAVWTATIICAVLVGLLLSINNYYNPYELAHRAQRGEDVPKDATHMFSLSQSLWFSFSSLFLQAFGVRPRSAAGRVLMIFWWFYSLIFVCTYVGAMVKTVPFIAPSVPRTARFRSLEDVVHQSNIKYGVVRSGAIRTFFENSDIPFYKLVAQNWTLVDSPEEGFRRMSEGGYAFITDSTLIDYMRSFNCDYLSVGEILDTRYYAFAVPHGSPLREKLNKVLLLLAENGHLDLLYHNYFQANFTYSAVGTSFFGHICQGTKISRETYTPLGRPAADPYYGHQVGLDVFGGPIILAILGVMFCVLALVCEKMYFKFRGQARSGVRSLRNRHSPYDDTTTEIVDEITTVT from the exons ATGATGGGGATACGTGATAATTATCAATACATCGCTTTTTTGGCTGTTCTAACATTCT GCATTTCTGTATGTCAAAGCGACGAAGCTTCTACAATTGATAGACCGATCAGAGTTACAACTATAAGG TTGGCCCCGTTTCTAATGGTCGAGGATGACCCATATGCGACGAAGAACTCCGATTCCACGAACTATCACGGCTACATTGTAGATCTGTTACACATATTAGCCAATATAATCGAATTCAATTATACGATTAAAGAGGTCGATGACTCTAAATGGGGAACGGCTGTTAATGATACGGCAACTTCGTGGTCAGGCATGGTTGGAGAGTTGATATCAGGG AAAGCTGATTTGGCTGCTGCTCCTCTGACGGTCAGTTATGATCGGGAGAAAGTCGTCGACTTCTCGATGCCGTTTATGACCCACGGGATCGCCATGATCATGCACAAGAAGGACGTTTTCCCGCTGGAGAGAAGCGTCTATCAGAATTTGGGTTTTTTTCTGAAACCGCTCAGTTTCGCTGTTTGGACTGCGACGATTATTTGCGCTGTACTC GTTGGTTTACTGTTATCGATCAATAACTATTACAACCCGTACGAGTTAGCACACAGAGCTCAGCGTGGCGAGGACGTACCGAAAGATGCTACTCACATGTTCAGTTTATCGCAGAGTTTGTGGTTTTCTTTTTCGTCGCTGTTTTTACAAG CGTTTGGAGTGCGGCCTCGTTCAGCAGCCGGTCGCGTTTTAATGATATTCTGGTGGTTTTATTCGCTGATCTTCGTTTGCACTTATGTCGGCGCTATGGTTAAAACCGTACCGTTTATCGCGCCGTCTGTTCCGCGAACTGCTCGATTCCGCAGCCTCGAAGACGTCGTTCATCAATCGAATATTAAATACGGAGTCGTCCGCTCGGGGGCGATACGTACGTTCTTCGAGAATAGCGACATCCCGTTCTATAAACTGGTCGCTCAGAACTGGACGCTGGTCGATTCTCCTGAAGAAGGCTTTAGGAGAATGAGTGAAGGAGGCTACGCGTTTATAACCGACTCCACTTTGATCGATTACATGCGTTCGTTTAATTGTGATTATTTGTCCGTCGGCGAAATATTAGACACTCGTTATTACGCGTTCGCCGTGCCTCATGGCTCCCCCTTGCGGGAAAAATTGAACAAGGTGTTGTTGCTACTGGCTGAAAATggacatttagatttattgtATCATAATTACTTCCAGGCTAATTTTACCTATTCAGCTGTTGGCACGAGTTTCTTCGGCCATATTTGTCAGGGCACGAAAATAAGCCGGGAGACGTATACACCGCTGGGTCGTCCTGCTGCTGATCCTTATTACGGCCACCAGGTGGGGTTAGACGTGTTCGGTGGACCAATCATCCTAGCTATATTAGGTGTGATGTTCTGTGTTTTAGCGCTGGTTTGTGAGAAAATGTACTTTAAGTTCAGAGGACAG GCGCGGAGTGGAGTTAGATCACTTAGAAACCGCCATTCACCGTACGACGACACAACTACAGAAATAGTAGACGAGATCACTACAGTCACGTGA
- the LOC141908906 gene encoding U-actitoxin-Bgr3b-like has protein sequence MYKTLFIALALFMVIGAIAAEEVEIEERGLPCFCNGKHGTYWLIGGPSSGCCSRLMGRCCPN, from the exons ATGTACAAGACTTTGTTCATCGCCTTGGCCTTGTTTATGGTCATCGGAGCCATCGCTGCCGAAG AGGTTGAAATCGAAGAGAGAGGACTTCCATGTTTCTGTAACGGTAAACACGGTACCTACTGGCTGATCGGTGGACCCAGCAGCGGATGTTGCTCAAGATTGATGGGAAGATGTTGTCCTAACTAA